TGCAAAGCCATGACCAGCGCTTCGCGGTGGTACACAGCGAACCCTGGATGGCCCCCCACCTCGAGGCCATCCAGGCCGCCTCCTTCCCCGACCTCGCCCCCCACGAGCGCATGCGGGCCGAGCACTACCTCTCGCAGATGCGCATCTTCCCCGAGGGGCAGCACGCGGTGCTCGAGGTGGCCACGGGGCGGGTGGTGGCCTGCTCCACCGACCTGCGCGCCAAGGTGGACTTCGCCCACTTCGCCCACAAGTACCTCGAGGCCGTGGGCGGCAACTACCTCACCACCCACGACCCCCAGGGCGACTGGCTCTACGGCGCCGACATCGGCGTACACCCCGAGTTCCGCGGCCACGGCCTCTCCACGCTGCTCTACACCGCCCGCCACCGGCTCATCCGCCGCCTGGGGCTCAGGGGCCACGTGGCCGGGGCCATGCCCAAGGGCTACGGGGCCTACCGCGAGCAGATGCCCATCGAGCAGTACGTGCAGCGCGTGGTGCGGGGCGAGCTCTTCGACCCGGTGCTCTCGATCCAGCTCAGGCGGGGTTACGCGGTGTGGGGCATTATCCCGGACTACCTCGAGGACGCCAGTTGCGCGAATTACGGGGTGTTCATCGTGTGGCGGAACCCGGAGGTGGGTTTGTGAACGCAAAACGCAAGACGCTAAACGCAAAACGCGGGGCGTACGTCGTACGCCAAACGCCAGACGCCAAACGCCTTCACCTTAGCCCTCGACCCTCGACGCAACCGGAGGTTGCCCGTGAAAGCTGACACCCTGATCCATGGGGGCACCATCCTCAACCCTGGCCCCGCGCCCGGCGAGCTCGAGGGGCTCGAGGCCCTCGCGCTGCGCGAGGGGCGCGTCCTGGCGGCGGGGCGGATGAGCGAGCTCGAGCCCCTCCTCTCCCCCACCACGCGGCGGGTGGACCTCGAGGGCCAGACCCTGCTGCCCGGCTTCAACGACGCGCACGTGCACGTGTGGAAGGTGGGGCAACTGCGCACCACCCTGCTCGACCTGCGGGGCGTGGAGAGCTTGGAGGCATTTTATGCGGCGGTCCGGGAGCGGGCCAGGACCCTGCGCCCCGGCGAGTGGCTGTGGGGGCGCGGCTGGAACGAGGCCCGCCTGGGCGGCTGGCCCGACCGCTCGACCCTCGATGCCATCGCCCCACGCAACCCGGTGCTGCTGACGCGCACCTGCGCCCACATCCACGCCGTGAACACCCCAGCCCTACAGGCGGCGGGGGTCACCCCCGAGACCCACGTGCCGGGCGGGGAGATCGACTTCGGACGCGGCCTCCTCTACGAGACGGCCTACGGGCTGGTGTTCAAGGCCATGCCCGCGCCCACCCAGGCCGACTACGAGCGCTGGGTGCTGGCGGGGCTGGAGCACCTGAAGTCGCTGGGCATCACCAGCGCCACCGACCCCGCCGTGGACCCACCGCTCTACGCGGCCTACCGCGCCCTGGACGCCGCCGGAAAGCTGCCCATCCGGGTCAACCTGCTCTACATCCGCCGCCCGGACGGGGGCAGCGAGACCTTCCCCCTGCCCGAAAAGCACCGCTCCGACTTCCTGCGCTGCGACTCGGTGAAGTTCTTCGCCGACGGGGGGCTTTCGGGGGCCACCGCTGCAGTGAGCGTTCCCTACCGCAACACCCAAGGCCCTAACCAGGGCGTGCTCCGCTTCGAGACCGAAGAACTCTACGCGCTGGCCCTCGAGGCCCACCGCCAGGGCTTCCGCATCGGCACCCACGCCATCGGGGACCGGGCGCTGGACCAGGTTTTGGAGGTGTACGGGCGGCTTTACCGGGACTCTCCCGGACCCCGGCACCGCATCGAGCACTTCGGGCTGGCGGGGGAGGAACACCTCGAGCTCGCCCGGCGGCTCGGCGTGATCGTCGTGCCCCAGCCGGTGTTCCTCCACGAGCTGCGCGCCAACTTCCTCAAGTACCTGCCCGAGGCCATGCGCTGCCGCTGCTACAACCTGCGGGCTATGTTCGCCGCAGGGCTTACCGTGGCGTTTTCCAGTGACGGCCCCGTGGTTCGGCAAGTTGACCCACTCACAGGCCTCCGCGCGGCGCTCAAAGAGCCCCTCTGTGCGGGGAACGAGGTGAGCCTCGAGCAATCCCTCTGGGCCTACACGATGGGCGGGGCCATCGCCCAAGGCGACCAGGGAAACCGAGGGAGCTTGGAGGAGGGCAAGTGGGCCGATTTGGTGATCCTGGAGGGTGACTTAGCGAAGATCGAAAGCCTCTCGGTTCACCGAGCCACGGTCGGGGGGGAGGATTTGGGCTAAACGCAAAACGCAATGGATCAAACTCGCCGTGCTACCAGACCGCTTAGGATAGCCCATGCCCGCCTGGGCTGGAAATCGAGCAAATCCCTGTGAGGAACCCATCATGACCCATCCGGTTCAGATTGACCGCGACCGCGTGAAAGCCCTAATGCAGAGCGAGCAGAAGCGCTTCGCCGAGCATCACCCGCGCTCCTTCGAACTCTACCAACGGGCCAAAAACTCCCTGCTGGCCGGGGTCCCCATGCACTGGATGACCCGCTGGCCCGGCGGCTTCCCGCTCTTCGTGGCCGAGGCCAGAGGGGCCACCTTCCGCGACGTGGACGGGCTGGAGTACGTCGACCTCTGCCTGGGCGACACCGGGGCCATGACCGGGCACTCCCCGCCCGCCGTGCTGCCCAAGATCACCGAGCAGCTCGCCAAGGGTATCACCACCATGCTGCCCAGCGAGAACGCCTTCTGGGTGGCCGAGGAGTTGCAGCGCCGCTTCGGCCTGAAGTACTGGCAGTTCGCCCTCAGCGCCACCGACGCCAACCGCTTCGCGCTGCGGCTGGCCCGCGCCGTCACCGCTCGCCCCAAGGTGCTGGTGTTCAACGGCTGCTACCACGGCACCGTAGACGAGGCCTACGTGAGCCTGGTGGGCGGCGAGGCCCGGAGCCGCCCCGGCAACATCGGGCCGCAGGTCGACCCTACCCTCACCTCCAAGGTGGTGGAGTGGAACGACGTGGAGGCCCTCGAGGCCGCCCTAGCCCCCGGTGACGTGGCCGCGGTGCTGGCCGAGCCGGTGATGACCAACGTGGGCATCGTGCACCCCGAGCCGGGCTACCATCAGGCCCTGCGCGAGCTGACCCGCAAATATGGCACCCTGCTGATCCTCGACGAGACCCACACCCTCTCGGCGGGACCGGGGGGCTACACCCGCAAGCACGGCCTCGAGCCCGACCTGCTCACCGTGGGCAAGCCGCTGGCGAGCGGCATCCCCGCCGCCGCGTACGGCTTCACCGAGGAACTCGGGCGCAAGGCGCACGCGGTCATCCAGCCCCCCTACGCCGACACCGGCGGCATCGGCGGCACCCTGGCCGCCAACGCGCTCTCGCTGGCGGCGATGCGGGCCACCCTCGAGCACGTCCTCACCGAGGAGGCCTACGAGCGCATGATCGCGCTGGCCGAGCGGCTGGAGTGGGGCGTGAAGGGCGTGATCGCCAAGCACAAGCTCCCCTGGCACGTCACCCGCGTGGGCTGCCGCGTCGAGTACCTCTTCCGCCCCAACCCCGCCAAGAACGGCTCCGAGGCCCTGGCCGGCCAGGACCCCGACCTCGACCCCTTCATCCACCTCTACATGCTCAACCGCGGCGTCCTGCTCACCCCCTTCCACAACATGGCGCTGATGTCCCCGGCGACGCTCGAGGAGCACGTGGACCGGCATACGGAGGTGTTCACGCAAGCGGTGAAGGAGTTGTTGTAGGAGCAGGGGGCGTCTTGCGTTTTGCGTATTGCGTAGGACATACGACGTACAACCCCCCAGCGTTCGGCATGCGATGTACGACCATCGCGCCAAGCGCCTGCCGCAGACTGTATACTGTATACACTTATGTCCAACCTCGAGGCCGAAGTGGTCGTCTGCGGAGCCGGGATCGCCGGGATCGCCGTGGCTTACGAACTGGCGGTGAAGCGCGGGGTGAAGGGCGTGGTGCTGCTCGAGCAGGACGCTCCCCTCTCGCTCACCAGCGACAAGTCCACCGAGGGCTATCGCAACTGGTGGCCCGGGCCCGACGGGGCCATGATCGCCCTGATGAACCGCAGCATCGAGCGGCTCGAGCAGATCGCCGGGGAGAGCGGCGACCGCATCGGGCTGAACCGGCGGGGCTACCTCTACGCTACCGCCGAGGCGGACGAGATTCCGCGGCTGGCCGAAGCTGCGGAGAATGCTGCGCGGATGGGAGCGGGGCCGCTGCGCCTCCACGACGGGAAGGGGGAAAGCTACGTCCCTGCACCCGCTCACGGCTTCGAGGGACCGCCGGATGGGGCCGACCTCATCACCAACAAAGCCCTGATCCGGCGGCACTTCCCCTACCTGGCCGAGGACACCGTAGCCGTGCTGCACGCCCGGCGGGCTGGGTGGTTCTCGGCGCAGCAGTTAGGGATGTGGATGCTCGAGCAGGCCCGCGCCCACGGGGTGCGGCTGGTGCGGGGCCGGGTGACGGGGGTCCAGACCGCGGCAGGACGGGTGAGCGCGGTGGAGGCGCGGCGCGAGGATGGCTCGGCCTTCACCGTCCGGACCCCCTGCTTCGTCAACGCGGCGGGGCCCATGCAGAAGGCCGTGGGGCAGATGCTG
The Meiothermus sp. Pnk-1 genome window above contains:
- a CDS encoding GNAT family N-acetyltransferase; protein product: MNVILQSHDQRFAVVHSEPWMAPHLEAIQAASFPDLAPHERMRAEHYLSQMRIFPEGQHAVLEVATGRVVACSTDLRAKVDFAHFAHKYLEAVGGNYLTTHDPQGDWLYGADIGVHPEFRGHGLSTLLYTARHRLIRRLGLRGHVAGAMPKGYGAYREQMPIEQYVQRVVRGELFDPVLSIQLRRGYAVWGIIPDYLEDASCANYGVFIVWRNPEVGL
- a CDS encoding amidohydrolase; this translates as MKADTLIHGGTILNPGPAPGELEGLEALALREGRVLAAGRMSELEPLLSPTTRRVDLEGQTLLPGFNDAHVHVWKVGQLRTTLLDLRGVESLEAFYAAVRERARTLRPGEWLWGRGWNEARLGGWPDRSTLDAIAPRNPVLLTRTCAHIHAVNTPALQAAGVTPETHVPGGEIDFGRGLLYETAYGLVFKAMPAPTQADYERWVLAGLEHLKSLGITSATDPAVDPPLYAAYRALDAAGKLPIRVNLLYIRRPDGGSETFPLPEKHRSDFLRCDSVKFFADGGLSGATAAVSVPYRNTQGPNQGVLRFETEELYALALEAHRQGFRIGTHAIGDRALDQVLEVYGRLYRDSPGPRHRIEHFGLAGEEHLELARRLGVIVVPQPVFLHELRANFLKYLPEAMRCRCYNLRAMFAAGLTVAFSSDGPVVRQVDPLTGLRAALKEPLCAGNEVSLEQSLWAYTMGGAIAQGDQGNRGSLEEGKWADLVILEGDLAKIESLSVHRATVGGEDLG
- a CDS encoding aspartate aminotransferase family protein, which codes for MTHPVQIDRDRVKALMQSEQKRFAEHHPRSFELYQRAKNSLLAGVPMHWMTRWPGGFPLFVAEARGATFRDVDGLEYVDLCLGDTGAMTGHSPPAVLPKITEQLAKGITTMLPSENAFWVAEELQRRFGLKYWQFALSATDANRFALRLARAVTARPKVLVFNGCYHGTVDEAYVSLVGGEARSRPGNIGPQVDPTLTSKVVEWNDVEALEAALAPGDVAAVLAEPVMTNVGIVHPEPGYHQALRELTRKYGTLLILDETHTLSAGPGGYTRKHGLEPDLLTVGKPLASGIPAAAYGFTEELGRKAHAVIQPPYADTGGIGGTLAANALSLAAMRATLEHVLTEEAYERMIALAERLEWGVKGVIAKHKLPWHVTRVGCRVEYLFRPNPAKNGSEALAGQDPDLDPFIHLYMLNRGVLLTPFHNMALMSPATLEEHVDRHTEVFTQAVKELL
- a CDS encoding FAD-binding oxidoreductase is translated as MSNLEAEVVVCGAGIAGIAVAYELAVKRGVKGVVLLEQDAPLSLTSDKSTEGYRNWWPGPDGAMIALMNRSIERLEQIAGESGDRIGLNRRGYLYATAEADEIPRLAEAAENAARMGAGPLRLHDGKGESYVPAPAHGFEGPPDGADLITNKALIRRHFPYLAEDTVAVLHARRAGWFSAQQLGMWMLEQARAHGVRLVRGRVTGVQTAAGRVSAVEARREDGSAFTVRTPCFVNAAGPMQKAVGQMLGVEIPVFAELHLKMSFAEHLGVVPREAPLLVWMDEVRLPWSPEEREVLAEEPSTRWLLEPFPPGVHCRPDGHGESHTLIVLYNYHLEPLEPRFPLPADPHYADIALRGMSVMVPGLRRYFDKAPKPYIDGGYYVKTRENRPLIGPLRVQGAYVVGALSGFGVMAACAAGELLAAHILGDRLPEYAPAFALERYQNPEYRRRLEAFGDGAQL